In Halogranum gelatinilyticum, the DNA window CGCCCGTCGCCTTGCTCGACCCGGTCGACGTCGGCGGCGTGACGGTCTCGCGGGCGACGCTCCACAACCCCGACGAGATCGAGAGCCTCGGCGTCAACGTCGGCGACACGGTCCGGGTCAAGCGCGCGGGCGACGTCATCCCGCAGGTCGCGGAGGTCGTCGAAAAGAACAGCGAGGGACACTTCGAGTTCCCGGAGACCTGTCCCGTCTGCGGGAGCGATGTCGAGCGCGACGGTCCCATCGCTTTCTGTACGGGCGGGCTGGCCTGCGAAGCGCAACTGGAACAGGCTATCATCCACTACGCCAGTCGCGGCGGGCTGGACATCGAAGGGCTCGGCGGCGAGCGCGTCGAACAGCTCCGTGAGGCTGGTCTCGTCCGGACGCTGCCGGACCTCTACCGGCTGACCCGCGAGGAGGTCGCCGAACTGGAGGGCTGGGGCGAGACGAGCGCGGACAACCTCGTTGGCGAGATTGAGGCCACCCGCGAACCCGAGTTGGGGGATTTCCTCGCCGCACTGGGCATCCCGGACGTCGGCGGCGCGACGGCCCGAAATCTGGCTCGCGAGTTCGGGAGCTTCGAGCGCGTGCGGGCGGCCAGCGAGGCGGAGCTACAGGACGTGCCGGACGTCGGCCCGAAAGTCGCCGAGAAGGTGCGGGAGTTCTTCGACAACCCCGAGAACGCCGCCGTCATCGACGACCTGCTAGCGTTCGTGAGTCCGACAGAGATAGAGGTTGACGAGGAGGGACGCGACGCGCTCGACGGGCTGACGTTCGTCTTCACCGGCTCGCTCGACGTCACCCGCGGTGAGGCGCAGGACCTCGTGCAAGCCTACGGCGCGAACGCGACGGGCAGCGTCTCGGGCAACACGGACTATCTCGTCGTCGGCGACAACCCCGGCCAGTCGAAGCGCGACGACGCCGAGGCCAACGACGTGCCGATTCTGACGGAGGAGGAGTTTGCCGAGTTCCTCGCGGAGAAGGGGATCGAGTATCCGCCGGAAGACGAGGAGTAAAAGCGGTTACCGAGCGGGCGTTCCGCCGACTACAGATCAGCCCGTTCGAACTTCCAGAGGCCCAGAAGCGGCGGCAGGAGCAGCCAGCCGACGAGCATCGTCGCCGCCGCGACGTGCAGGTTCGCGCTCCCGCCAGTGAACAGCTGGCCGTTGAGGAACGCGCCGGAGACGATCTTGAACGACCCCGTCGGATTGAGGAGTCGGAGCAGTCGGAATATCTCCGGGCCGGTCAACGGTAGCCAGCCGGGGACGCCGCCGCTGAGTTGCAGGTAGATCTGGAGTGGGAACTGCACCGCGCCCCACAGCGGGACGAAGAGCAGGTAGAGACCCATCGCGCCCGCCATCGCGAGTCGCTGTGAGGCCATCGCGGCCGAGAAGCCGACGGCGATACCGACGAAGACGCAGCCGAGGAACGCCGTGAGCAGAGTGTAGCCGACGTAGGAGCCGACCGCGAAATTCAGCGGGCCGAGTGCCAAGAGCAGCGCCGGGAGGAGGAATCCGACGACGACCGGCAGCGCGATGGCTCCCGAGCGACCCAGTACCTTCCCGAACACGACGTCCGCGCGGGAGTGCGGCAGTGAGAGCAGCAGTTTCAGGCTCCCGCTGGCGCGCTCGCCGACGACGGCACTATAGGCCATGACGAGCGCGATGAGCGGGATCAGCGTCGTCGTCACGCCGTCCTTGACGACGATAGAGTTGAGGACGGCGTTGGAGCTGAACGTCCCGCCGCCCG includes these proteins:
- a CDS encoding ABC transporter permease, with amino-acid sequence MSWQAVARKDFEDAVRSRWLLGLTTLFTLLVSLAVYIVRPAGGGTFSSNAVLNSIVVKDGVTTTLIPLIALVMAYSAVVGERASGSLKLLLSLPHSRADVVFGKVLGRSGAIALPVVVGFLLPALLLALGPLNFAVGSYVGYTLLTAFLGCVFVGIAVGFSAAMASQRLAMAGAMGLYLLFVPLWGAVQFPLQIYLQLSGGVPGWLPLTGPEIFRLLRLLNPTGSFKIVSGAFLNGQLFTGGSANLHVAAATMLVGWLLLPPLLGLWKFERADL